A window of the Leptospira brenneri genome harbors these coding sequences:
- the ruvB gene encoding Holliday junction branch migration DNA helicase RuvB, which produces MSLREDWIQPGEDEPSLRPTKLSEFIGQKEVLANLSVYVEAARKRKSPLDHVLISGPPGLGKTTLANIIANELAVAFTPTSAPAISKGADLVRFLTLLKTNEVLFIDEIHGFVKKQEELLYPAMENFFVDLVVGEGVTANALQIQLQPFTLVGATTRSGLVSEPLKTRFGIHLKLDFYTDGEMQIIVDRSAKLLGVSLGEGVALEIGKRSRKTPRIANHLLKRVRDFAEVRNETSVSLDTCRFAFERMGVDHLGLDSVDRQILDILINRYGGGPVGIKPIAVVLGEEERTLEDTYEPFLVRVGLIDRTPQGRVATKKAYEHLGIVYTGNISENRENGPTLF; this is translated from the coding sequence GTGAGTTTAAGAGAAGATTGGATCCAACCGGGCGAAGATGAACCTAGCCTTCGCCCCACAAAATTATCTGAGTTTATCGGACAAAAAGAGGTTTTGGCCAATCTCTCGGTTTACGTGGAGGCAGCTCGGAAACGAAAGAGCCCCCTCGACCATGTTTTGATTTCCGGCCCTCCTGGGCTCGGCAAGACCACACTCGCCAATATCATTGCCAATGAATTGGCAGTGGCTTTCACCCCCACTTCCGCTCCTGCCATCTCCAAAGGTGCAGACTTGGTGCGTTTTCTAACCCTTCTCAAAACAAATGAAGTCCTCTTTATCGACGAGATCCATGGTTTTGTCAAAAAACAGGAAGAACTTTTGTATCCTGCCATGGAGAACTTCTTTGTAGATCTTGTGGTTGGCGAAGGAGTCACGGCCAATGCCCTTCAGATCCAACTCCAGCCCTTTACCTTGGTGGGTGCCACCACTCGTTCCGGACTTGTGAGTGAACCCTTAAAGACAAGATTTGGGATCCATCTAAAACTTGATTTTTATACGGATGGGGAGATGCAAATCATAGTGGATCGCTCGGCTAAACTACTTGGAGTTTCTCTCGGAGAAGGGGTCGCTTTAGAGATTGGAAAACGAAGCCGTAAAACTCCCAGGATCGCTAACCATCTTTTGAAACGAGTTCGGGATTTTGCAGAAGTTCGGAACGAAACTTCTGTTAGTTTAGATACCTGTCGGTTTGCATTTGAAAGGATGGGTGTGGATCATTTGGGCCTTGATTCCGTGGATCGTCAAATCTTGGACATCCTCATCAATCGCTACGGCGGAGGCCCCGTGGGGATCAAACCCATTGCCGTTGTCCTTGGAGAAGAGGAACGCACCTTAGAGGACACTTATGAGCCCTTTCTCGTGCGAGTAGGTCTCATCGATCGTACCCCGCAAGGCCGAGTGGCTACGAAAAAGGCTTACGAACATTTGGGAATTGTGTATACTGGAAATATAAGTGAAAATCGTGAAAATGGCCCAACTCTCTTTTGA
- the glmS gene encoding glutamine--fructose-6-phosphate transaminase (isomerizing), which translates to MCGIVGYLGKREALPLIIKGLKRLEYRGYDSAGVALLNGGLDIVKKKGKVADLENEIGNRKLVATLGIGHTRWATHGEPNDRNAHPHTSSDGKLAIIHNGIIENYASIKKELEGNGHVFKSDTDSEVLIHLIEEIKKQNNCSIDEAVRLALNEVVGAYAIVILSKENDRTMIAARKGSPLVIGIGEDEYFVASDATPIIEYTNNVTYLNDQEMAIIKDGNLVVKNLENVTKTPFIQKLELDLEDIEKGGYPHFMLKEIFEQPKSVRDAMRGRLVSREHHLFMSGIDQYLNRFLNADRLIIVGCGTSWHAGSIGEYLFEDLARISTEVEYASEFRYRNPIVTERDVIIAVSQSGETADTLAAIELAKSKGALIFGVCNVVGSSIARASHAGAYLHAGPEIGVASTKAFTSQVTILTMMALYLGLKKGSISLSEYQTLLQELDSIPDKVAKILTKDDEILKIAEKYYRASNFLYLGRGFNFPVALEGALKLKEISYIHAEGYPAAEMKHGPIALIDEDMPVVFIATKDGSYEKVISNIQEVKARKGKVIAVVTEGDTDIKSMADYTFEIPKTADALVPLLAVIPLQLLSYHIAILRGCNVDQPRNLAKSVTVE; encoded by the coding sequence ATGTGTGGAATCGTAGGTTATTTAGGAAAAAGGGAGGCACTCCCTCTCATCATCAAAGGTCTTAAACGTTTAGAATATCGCGGTTACGATAGTGCCGGCGTAGCTTTGTTAAACGGTGGACTTGATATCGTTAAAAAGAAAGGAAAGGTTGCCGACTTAGAAAATGAAATCGGCAATCGCAAACTAGTAGCAACTCTTGGGATTGGACACACTCGTTGGGCGACTCACGGGGAACCAAATGACCGTAACGCCCACCCACACACTAGTTCTGATGGGAAACTTGCCATCATTCATAACGGAATCATTGAAAACTATGCATCCATCAAAAAAGAATTAGAAGGGAATGGTCATGTTTTTAAATCAGATACTGATTCTGAAGTTCTCATTCACTTAATCGAAGAAATCAAAAAACAAAATAATTGTTCGATTGATGAAGCTGTCCGTCTTGCTTTGAATGAAGTGGTTGGTGCTTATGCCATCGTAATTCTTTCCAAAGAAAACGATCGGACGATGATTGCTGCAAGAAAAGGATCTCCTCTTGTGATTGGAATTGGTGAGGATGAATACTTTGTTGCTTCTGATGCCACACCTATCATTGAGTATACGAATAATGTAACTTATCTCAATGACCAAGAAATGGCTATTATCAAAGACGGAAATTTGGTAGTTAAAAACTTAGAAAACGTAACCAAAACTCCATTCATTCAAAAATTGGAACTTGATTTAGAAGACATCGAAAAGGGTGGGTATCCACACTTTATGTTGAAAGAAATCTTTGAACAACCAAAGTCTGTCCGTGATGCGATGCGAGGTCGCCTTGTTTCAAGGGAACACCATCTTTTTATGAGTGGGATAGACCAATACCTCAATCGGTTTTTAAATGCGGATCGTTTGATCATTGTGGGTTGTGGAACTTCTTGGCATGCCGGCTCCATTGGTGAATATCTATTTGAAGATCTTGCTCGGATTTCTACAGAAGTAGAATACGCATCCGAGTTTCGTTATCGTAATCCCATTGTGACAGAAAGAGATGTGATCATTGCCGTGTCTCAATCAGGAGAAACTGCGGACACTCTTGCTGCCATCGAACTTGCTAAGTCCAAAGGTGCTTTGATATTTGGGGTTTGTAATGTGGTGGGTTCTTCCATCGCACGTGCTTCTCATGCAGGTGCTTATCTCCATGCGGGTCCTGAGATTGGTGTGGCATCCACAAAAGCGTTTACATCACAGGTCACCATCTTAACGATGATGGCTTTGTATTTGGGATTGAAAAAAGGTTCTATCTCTTTATCTGAATACCAAACTTTACTTCAAGAATTGGATTCCATCCCAGATAAAGTAGCAAAAATTCTAACAAAAGACGATGAGATTTTAAAGATTGCGGAAAAATACTACCGTGCGTCTAACTTTCTTTATTTGGGACGTGGATTCAACTTCCCTGTTGCATTGGAAGGAGCATTGAAATTAAAAGAAATTTCATACATCCATGCCGAAGGGTATCCTGCAGCAGAAATGAAACATGGACCAATTGCACTCATTGATGAGGATATGCCTGTTGTGTTCATAGCTACCAAAGATGGATCTTATGAAAAAGTAATTTCTAACATCCAGGAAGTAAAAGCAAGAAAAGGAAAAGTCATCGCCGTTGTAACCGAAGGTGATACAGACATTAAGTCCATGGCAGACTATACATTTGAAATTCCTAAAACGGCTGACGCGCTTGTACCTTTACTTGCGGTAATCCCTTTACAACTTTTGTCTTACCATATAGCAATCCTTAGGGGATGCAATGTGGACCAACCTAGAAACTTAGCAAAATCTGTAACTGTGGAGTAA
- a CDS encoding GlmU family protein, whose amino-acid sequence MNLLLDDSKRNPSLQPLSRFHSFFEWNLGGVSLLEKLERKYPGAKIFYKGPNPDFETLIFHRYPHVLPANLESYDSIYSSDSYLPWELLGTVTSIIEDTLSLEKDWKRFRQKYKAKQSGFHIVGKDKHLYIHPGASVYPGVVFDTTHGPILIEDGVKISSFSFLEGPLFVGKNTQIDNARITGGCLIGNQCRIGGEVENSIILDYTNKHHEGFLGHSFVSTWVNLGALSTTSDLKNNYGIVKLKVGDATVNTGTIKFGSLIAPFTKLAIGVMSNTGTVFDIASNIVESRIQGYVPAFTWIKPGGRYRLEEFLFDTKKIMARRGMNLFDFEEEYLRKLYGNLVE is encoded by the coding sequence GTGAACCTCCTACTTGACGATTCTAAAAGAAATCCGTCTCTCCAACCTTTATCTAGGTTTCATTCCTTTTTTGAATGGAACCTAGGTGGAGTCAGTTTACTGGAAAAACTAGAACGGAAATATCCGGGAGCAAAGATTTTTTATAAAGGTCCGAATCCGGATTTTGAAACATTAATTTTTCATAGATATCCACATGTTCTGCCTGCAAATCTAGAGTCTTACGATTCGATTTATAGTTCTGATTCGTACCTTCCTTGGGAACTTTTGGGAACTGTAACTTCTATTATAGAAGACACTTTAAGTTTGGAAAAAGATTGGAAACGGTTTCGTCAAAAGTACAAAGCAAAACAATCAGGATTTCATATTGTAGGAAAGGACAAACATCTTTATATCCACCCTGGAGCATCTGTTTACCCGGGAGTTGTATTTGATACAACCCATGGACCGATCCTCATAGAAGATGGTGTTAAAATATCTTCCTTTAGTTTTTTAGAAGGCCCACTTTTTGTTGGAAAAAACACTCAAATTGATAATGCTCGGATCACAGGTGGTTGCCTTATCGGAAACCAGTGTCGGATTGGTGGGGAAGTGGAGAACTCGATCATTCTTGATTATACCAACAAACACCATGAAGGTTTTCTTGGTCATAGTTTTGTCTCTACTTGGGTGAATTTAGGTGCCTTATCTACAACCAGTGACTTAAAAAACAATTACGGAATTGTGAAGTTAAAGGTAGGTGATGCGACTGTTAATACTGGCACCATTAAGTTTGGGTCTCTCATTGCCCCATTTACAAAACTTGCTATTGGAGTGATGTCAAATACAGGTACTGTTTTTGATATTGCGAGTAATATTGTTGAATCTAGAATTCAAGGGTACGTTCCTGCATTTACTTGGATTAAGCCAGGTGGTCGTTACCGTTTAGAAGAGTTTCTTTTTGATACCAAAAAAATTATGGCACGACGTGGAATGAATCTTTTTGATTTTGAAGAAGAGTATTTAAGAAAGTTATACGGAAATCTTGTGGAGTAA
- a CDS encoding carboxyl transferase domain-containing protein: MERIISKANPNTSEFIANRTAYLETIVPIRKTIEQVKLGGGKKALEKHKSRGKLTARERIAELIDLGTEFMEICGLAGEGVYSDPVPSAGIITGIGKVEGVDCMIVANDATVKGGTYYPLTVKKHVRAQEIAENNSLPCIYLVDSGGAFLPMQDEVFPDKDHFGRIFFNQARMSAKGISQIAVVMGSCTAGGAYIPAMSDESVIVKGNGTIFLGGPPLVKAATGEVVTGEELGGADVHCRVSGVTDHYAEDDFHALEITRSIVKNLNLKTETLPKSTEEPLYPTEEIYGIIERDSRKSYDPREIIARIVDGSRFHEFKKLYATTIVTGFAEVYGYPVGIIANHGVLFSESALKASHFIELCDQRRIPLLFLQNITGFMVGKKYENNGIARDGAKMVNAVSTTTVPKLTIVTGGSYGAGNYGMCGRAFAPEFLWMWPNARISVMGGEQAANVLWTVKKDQKEAAGETIAEGEETIFKKPILEDYEKKSSAVYSSARLWDDGIIDPADTRKVLGRALSVLSRRKEERKPFGVFRM, encoded by the coding sequence ATGGAAAGAATCATCTCCAAGGCGAACCCTAACACGTCCGAATTTATTGCCAATCGTACAGCATATTTGGAAACCATCGTCCCTATTCGTAAAACAATCGAACAAGTGAAGTTAGGTGGTGGTAAGAAAGCTCTTGAAAAACATAAATCAAGAGGAAAACTGACTGCTCGGGAACGTATTGCGGAACTCATTGATCTGGGAACTGAGTTTATGGAGATTTGTGGTCTTGCGGGAGAAGGAGTTTATTCGGATCCTGTTCCTTCTGCAGGAATCATTACTGGGATTGGAAAGGTAGAAGGTGTGGACTGTATGATTGTTGCCAATGATGCCACAGTCAAAGGAGGAACCTACTATCCTCTTACAGTAAAAAAACACGTTCGTGCCCAGGAGATTGCAGAGAATAATTCTCTTCCTTGTATTTATTTAGTGGATTCAGGTGGGGCATTTTTACCCATGCAGGATGAAGTGTTTCCGGATAAGGATCACTTTGGAAGAATATTTTTCAACCAAGCACGAATGAGTGCTAAAGGTATTTCGCAGATAGCAGTCGTTATGGGGTCTTGCACAGCAGGAGGGGCTTACATTCCCGCTATGTCTGATGAATCGGTGATTGTTAAGGGTAACGGAACCATCTTTCTGGGTGGTCCTCCTCTTGTAAAAGCAGCAACGGGAGAAGTGGTCACTGGCGAAGAGTTAGGTGGGGCTGATGTTCATTGTCGTGTTTCAGGAGTGACAGACCATTATGCAGAAGATGATTTCCATGCTTTAGAAATCACTCGTTCCATTGTTAAAAATTTAAATCTGAAAACCGAAACGCTTCCTAAATCTACAGAAGAACCTTTGTATCCTACAGAGGAAATTTATGGAATTATCGAAAGGGATTCTAGAAAATCATACGACCCAAGAGAAATCATCGCAAGGATTGTCGATGGCTCAAGATTTCATGAATTTAAAAAACTCTATGCCACAACCATAGTCACTGGATTTGCAGAAGTCTATGGTTACCCTGTGGGAATCATCGCAAATCATGGAGTTTTGTTTTCTGAGTCGGCACTCAAAGCTTCTCATTTCATTGAACTTTGTGACCAAAGGAGAATCCCTCTTTTATTCTTACAAAACATCACAGGGTTTATGGTAGGAAAAAAATACGAAAACAATGGAATTGCACGTGACGGTGCCAAGATGGTAAATGCGGTTTCCACTACTACTGTACCAAAGTTAACTATTGTTACTGGAGGGTCTTACGGTGCTGGAAATTACGGAATGTGCGGTCGTGCTTTTGCTCCCGAATTTTTATGGATGTGGCCGAATGCGCGAATCTCTGTTATGGGCGGAGAACAAGCCGCAAACGTTCTTTGGACTGTGAAAAAAGACCAAAAAGAAGCAGCAGGCGAAACCATCGCAGAAGGTGAAGAGACCATTTTTAAAAAACCAATTTTAGAAGATTATGAAAAGAAATCTTCTGCCGTCTATAGTTCCGCTCGCCTTTGGGACGATGGAATCATCGACCCCGCAGATACTAGAAAAGTTTTAGGAAGGGCTTTGTCTGTTCTCAGCCGAAGAAAAGAAGAAAGAAAACCATTTGGTGTCTTTCGAATGTAA
- a CDS encoding DJ-1 family glyoxalase III, with the protein MAKRVFIPLCTGFEEMEAIILIDVLRRGNVEVVSGGKSKDPILASRKTLHLADKIFSEIIPDDFDAILLPGGLEGTRQLMNDPEISRILKSFQTKNKMIGAICAAPNVLRNLDIITGEDPYTAFPSNEDLTKGKGGKYTGQRIESYNNIHTSIGPGSAFEFALYILEKLEGKDVMEKVKLGLHLPK; encoded by the coding sequence ATGGCAAAACGAGTTTTTATCCCACTCTGTACGGGCTTCGAAGAAATGGAAGCCATCATCCTCATCGATGTTTTACGAAGAGGGAATGTGGAAGTGGTTTCGGGTGGTAAGTCCAAAGATCCCATCTTAGCTTCGAGAAAAACTCTCCACTTAGCAGACAAAATTTTTTCGGAAATCATCCCCGATGATTTTGATGCCATCCTTCTTCCAGGTGGTTTAGAAGGAACGAGACAACTCATGAATGATCCAGAGATTAGTAGAATTTTAAAATCATTCCAAACAAAAAATAAAATGATCGGAGCCATCTGTGCCGCCCCGAATGTTTTACGAAACTTAGACATCATCACAGGAGAAGATCCTTATACAGCTTTTCCTTCCAACGAAGACCTAACCAAAGGAAAAGGAGGAAAATACACTGGCCAAAGGATAGAATCGTATAACAACATTCATACGAGTATTGGGCCTGGTTCTGCTTTTGAATTTGCTTTGTATATTTTAGAAAAATTAGAAGGGAAGGATGTGATGGAAAAAGTAAAACTGGGGTTACATCTACCTAAATAA
- a CDS encoding STAS domain-containing protein: protein MIIQEKSSNQVAIISIEGEVDLYNAKELKDILDDKMRKHQYEIVVNLEKVPFMDSSGIGTLVTAMYKLKKYHGNLKVCSVHGSVAKVFKLTGMESHLEVFDSEEKAVLSLVKERDSSE, encoded by the coding sequence ATGATCATCCAAGAGAAGTCATCCAACCAAGTCGCTATCATCTCCATAGAAGGTGAGGTTGATTTGTACAATGCAAAAGAATTGAAAGACATTCTGGATGACAAGATGCGCAAACACCAATACGAAATTGTTGTGAACTTGGAAAAGGTTCCCTTTATGGATAGTTCTGGAATTGGGACATTGGTAACAGCCATGTACAAACTCAAAAAATACCATGGAAACCTAAAGGTATGCAGTGTCCACGGATCGGTAGCGAAGGTATTCAAACTCACTGGAATGGAAAGTCATTTAGAAGTATTTGATTCAGAAGAAAAGGCTGTTCTTTCTTTGGTCAAAGAAAGAGATTCTTCCGAATAG
- a CDS encoding trypsin-like peptidase domain-containing protein, whose product MTLKKTNPLRYLAIAFSFLLLGTFLSPILTCGDSSENPLQLKADGSDKLSPAQTQAVALEDAFQEVFDKVSPSVVSIATERTVNFQQHPFSGDPYFDHFFGRPNGGSRVMKQKQSGLGSGIVLNEDGYIMTNHHVIKDMDKLTVKFKNQKTFEAKLIGSDETMDIALLKIDAPKGTLRPIVLADSNKVKVGNWAIAIGAPLGFEHSFTVGVVSAVQRGGIDSSGLSYIQTDAAINQGNSGGPLLNIRGEVIGINRMIASQSGGSVGIGFTIPINEARRVAEEIKTNGKVTRPWIGVGLDAVNEEDIEQLKLKDNKGAIVRQIMKGSPADKAGLKLLDVIVEMGGKQIQTPEELIGFVRSSKIGKRIEIKIIRNKNEILTSITPEQKPN is encoded by the coding sequence ATGACTCTTAAAAAAACGAATCCTTTACGTTACCTTGCGATTGCCTTTAGTTTTTTACTTTTGGGAACATTTTTGTCACCCATACTTACATGTGGAGATTCATCCGAAAATCCTCTGCAACTCAAAGCAGATGGAAGTGATAAATTGTCTCCGGCTCAGACACAAGCCGTAGCTCTGGAAGATGCTTTCCAAGAAGTTTTTGATAAAGTGTCTCCTAGTGTGGTTTCGATTGCCACAGAAAGGACAGTCAATTTCCAACAACATCCCTTTTCGGGAGACCCGTATTTTGATCATTTTTTTGGACGCCCCAATGGTGGATCGCGTGTCATGAAACAAAAACAATCTGGCCTTGGTTCTGGGATTGTTCTTAACGAAGATGGTTATATTATGACAAACCACCATGTGATCAAAGACATGGACAAACTTACAGTTAAGTTTAAAAACCAAAAAACCTTTGAAGCCAAACTCATTGGTTCTGATGAGACCATGGACATCGCCTTACTCAAGATAGATGCTCCTAAGGGAACACTTCGTCCGATTGTTCTTGCTGATTCCAACAAAGTCAAAGTGGGAAACTGGGCGATTGCGATTGGTGCTCCCCTGGGCTTTGAACATTCCTTCACGGTTGGAGTGGTTTCTGCGGTGCAACGCGGGGGAATTGATTCTTCCGGACTTTCTTATATCCAAACGGATGCTGCCATCAACCAAGGAAATAGTGGAGGTCCACTTCTTAACATCAGAGGAGAGGTCATTGGAATCAACCGTATGATTGCTTCTCAGTCTGGTGGGTCAGTGGGAATTGGATTTACCATTCCGATCAACGAAGCACGCCGGGTTGCGGAAGAAATCAAAACCAACGGTAAAGTCACTCGTCCTTGGATTGGTGTTGGACTTGATGCAGTGAATGAAGAAGACATCGAACAATTAAAACTAAAAGATAATAAAGGTGCCATTGTGCGCCAAATCATGAAAGGGTCACCAGCGGACAAAGCAGGTTTGAAACTTTTAGATGTGATTGTGGAAATGGGCGGAAAACAAATCCAAACTCCAGAAGAACTCATTGGTTTTGTCAGATCTTCCAAAATTGGGAAACGAATTGAGATAAAAATCATTCGAAATAAAAATGAAATCTTGACTTCCATCACTCCGGAGCAGAAACCCAATTGA
- a CDS encoding alpha/beta fold hydrolase, whose amino-acid sequence MTPSLLEHINSGKTVEIDDLRFFYLDEGKGEEIILLLPGFLTTSYNYRKLVDLLSTHYRVIALDFLGTGFSSRPDGPLSHRLQAHYLAPFLEKVVGDKKVHVVAFDYALPILCFTFKEHANQYKSLSILGGFMNLPKFRFYFPLHFLRLPLVGEVFSFLFRPPLLRFFYKLFLVKKTHHLTYEWEKTMYHLLFEGKARKNTLEFVRNVDRSTHALREIEEGAKNFVGLRQIYLGEEDFRISPNQTEYMKETLRTSSLVFLPSKHLPMEECPEIVFEKLHYFVDSFSHKKTKTFHFNKQNKD is encoded by the coding sequence ATGACGCCCAGTTTGTTAGAACATATCAATTCCGGAAAAACAGTAGAAATTGATGATTTACGTTTTTTTTATTTAGATGAAGGAAAAGGTGAAGAGATCATTCTTCTACTTCCTGGTTTTTTGACAACGTCATATAACTATCGTAAATTGGTAGATTTGTTATCAACTCATTACCGAGTGATTGCACTTGATTTTTTAGGAACAGGGTTTAGCTCAAGACCTGATGGACCACTTTCTCATAGGCTCCAAGCACATTATTTAGCTCCTTTTTTAGAGAAGGTAGTGGGGGATAAAAAAGTTCACGTTGTAGCTTTTGATTATGCTCTTCCCATTCTTTGTTTTACGTTTAAAGAACATGCCAATCAATATAAATCCTTATCCATTTTGGGTGGGTTTATGAACTTACCAAAGTTTCGGTTTTATTTTCCCTTACATTTTCTTCGTTTGCCGTTAGTGGGTGAAGTTTTTTCTTTTTTATTTCGCCCGCCACTCCTTCGTTTTTTTTATAAACTATTTTTAGTAAAAAAAACACACCATCTCACTTATGAATGGGAAAAAACAATGTATCATTTATTATTCGAAGGGAAAGCTCGAAAAAATACACTGGAATTTGTTCGGAATGTGGATCGTTCTACCCATGCGCTTCGTGAAATTGAAGAGGGTGCAAAAAACTTTGTAGGTCTTCGCCAAATTTATTTAGGAGAGGAAGACTTCCGTATTTCTCCAAACCAAACCGAGTATATGAAGGAAACTTTGCGAACAAGTAGTCTTGTTTTCCTTCCTTCCAAACATCTTCCTATGGAAGAATGTCCTGAAATTGTTTTCGAAAAACTTCACTACTTTGTAGATTCCTTCTCGCATAAAAAAACAAAAACCTTTCATTTTAATAAACAAAATAAGGATTAA
- the glmM gene encoding phosphoglucosamine mutase yields MRFTKEYDLSSLMISISGVRGKIGQGFGLEEALAFSKSFASMMNGGTAVIGRDSRPSGPYLESLLTSALLASGNSVLTLGLVPTPTTKAVVNLSKANGGIMISASHNPMEWNAFKFISKKGFFFSAEENKKLLSIIQNGSYPKEQIAPKGYIDSGEDYIDLHLSSVLKRVNVAKIKKKKFTVFVDAVGGAGSYVVPKFLQMLGCKVVAHNCNPDGTFPRPPEPTAAALKSVEPYFKKSKAEIGFALDPDADRLVLFSPKRGAVSEEYTLPLALMNVLSSAKKKSKVVVNLSTSFLNEEVGSRFGAEVIRSKVGEANVVEEMMKTKAVFGGEGNGGVIDPTIPSFGRDTLSGIAHILNLMAETGKSVDALLDELPALYMDKQSFPLAKGMSLESLYEKFQSAFSPKVISEKDGLWMYVSDSWIHIRPSNTEPIFRVITETKSKSDLETTLKRVKQCVES; encoded by the coding sequence ATGCGATTTACGAAAGAGTATGATCTGTCCTCTCTGATGATTTCCATCTCCGGTGTTCGGGGTAAAATTGGGCAGGGATTTGGTTTGGAAGAGGCCTTGGCGTTTTCAAAATCCTTCGCTTCTATGATGAATGGTGGAACGGCTGTGATTGGAAGGGACTCGAGACCCAGTGGTCCTTATTTAGAATCACTTCTCACCTCGGCGTTGTTAGCTTCTGGAAATTCTGTTTTAACATTAGGTCTTGTTCCGACACCGACTACTAAAGCTGTTGTGAATCTTTCGAAAGCCAATGGCGGAATTATGATCTCTGCTTCTCACAATCCAATGGAGTGGAATGCATTTAAATTTATTTCTAAAAAAGGATTTTTCTTTTCTGCTGAAGAAAATAAGAAACTTCTTTCGATCATTCAAAATGGCTCTTATCCCAAAGAACAAATTGCACCTAAAGGTTATATTGATTCTGGGGAAGATTATATTGATCTCCATTTGTCTTCTGTTTTGAAACGTGTGAATGTCGCCAAAATCAAAAAGAAAAAATTTACCGTCTTTGTGGATGCGGTTGGTGGTGCTGGATCTTATGTGGTTCCTAAATTTTTACAAATGTTAGGTTGTAAAGTGGTGGCTCACAACTGTAACCCTGATGGAACTTTCCCCAGACCTCCAGAACCTACGGCCGCTGCTTTAAAATCAGTCGAACCTTACTTTAAAAAATCCAAAGCAGAGATTGGTTTTGCTTTGGATCCAGATGCGGACAGACTTGTTTTATTTTCCCCAAAACGCGGTGCAGTTTCGGAAGAATACACATTGCCGTTGGCATTAATGAATGTTTTATCCAGCGCCAAGAAAAAATCGAAGGTCGTGGTAAACTTATCTACTTCTTTTTTGAATGAAGAAGTGGGTTCACGGTTTGGTGCCGAAGTCATTCGCAGCAAAGTGGGTGAAGCCAATGTTGTGGAAGAGATGATGAAAACCAAAGCGGTGTTCGGTGGAGAAGGAAACGGTGGTGTGATTGACCCCACCATTCCATCTTTTGGTCGGGACACTTTGTCCGGAATCGCTCATATTCTAAACCTTATGGCAGAAACTGGAAAATCTGTGGATGCTCTTTTAGATGAACTGCCCGCGTTGTATATGGACAAACAATCCTTTCCTTTAGCTAAAGGGATGTCTCTCGAAAGTCTTTATGAAAAATTTCAGTCTGCATTTTCTCCGAAAGTGATTTCAGAGAAAGACGGACTTTGGATGTATGTATCCGATTCTTGGATTCATATACGTCCTTCCAATACAGAACCAATCTTTCGTGTGATTACAGAAACTAAATCCAAATCCGATTTGGAAACTACCTTAAAGAGGGTAAAACAATGTGTGGAATCGTAG